One genomic segment of Ricinus communis isolate WT05 ecotype wild-type chromosome 3, ASM1957865v1, whole genome shotgun sequence includes these proteins:
- the LOC8268270 gene encoding uncharacterized protein LOC8268270 has product MMKKVSAILLLFIVYSATAADDAAPAPPSDGGSPNKPSFPSFPRRSFPWIGHGRAFPPLPAGFPHPKLPPTDSNSQKCLQDFHVEQGCVNQILHSYASHNINLDASCCSVVDAIKQDCVSPIFAHFSNPFFGGLLKQHCSSPPTPSTPSAPAPATPSA; this is encoded by the coding sequence ATGATGAAGAAAGTGTCTGCAATTCTGCTACTTTTCATTGTTTACTCAGCAACAGCTGCTGATGATGCCGCACCAGCACCACCTTCCGATGGAGGATCACCCAATAAACCATCGTTTCCTTCATTTCCTCGACGATCATTCCCATGGATTGGCCATGGCCGTGCATTTCCACCACTGCCTGCTGGCTTCCCACACCCAAAACTTCCTCCCACAGATTCCAATTCTCAAAAATGCTTACAAGATTTCCATGTCGAACAAGGCTGTGTGAACCAGATTCTGCACTCTTATGCTTCCCATAACATCAATCTCGACGCCAGTTGCTGCAGCGTTGTTGATGCCATTAAGCAGGACTGCGTGTCACCTATTTTTGCTCATTTTAGCAACCCATTTTTCGGCGGTCTTTTGAAGCAACATTGCTCTAGTCCTCCAACTCCATCCACACCATCAGCTCCAGCTCCAGCAACTCCATCAGCATGA